In Desulfobacter hydrogenophilus, the genomic stretch GTTCGACAAAGCGTTGCAGACAGATTAGGTCTCCAGCCTTTCTATTGCCATCTTAATTCTAATCTGATAGAAACAACTATTTTATCAAAATATAATACTATTTCGAAACCTTATGACAAAACAACAAAGCCGGACCCAGATTCTGAAGAAGCGAAGCAAGAAAAAAGAAAAAAGCATATGGTTCTCCCTTTTCATATGGCTATTCATTCTGATTATCCTTGCTGTTATTGCCGGATGTGCTGCTATTACCGCCGGATTTTTGTATTTTAGCCAGAACCTTCCCCAGATCAATACGCTCAATGATTACCGTCCGGCGATTGTGACCAATGTGTTCTCCGATGACGGCAGAAAAATAGGCGAGTTTTACAAAGAACGCAGAATTGTCGTTCCGTTGTCGGAAATGCCTGTCAATCTGCTCAATGCTTTTGTGGCCGCAGAAGATTCCCGCTTCAGGGAACACCCGGGCATTGATGTAAAATCCATTGTCAGGGCCTTTATTAAAAATTTTAAGGCCGGCTCCATTGTCCAGGGGGGCTCCACCATCACCCAGCAGGTGACCAAATCGTTTCTTCTTACTCCGGAGAAAACCTATGAACGCAAGGTTAAAGAGGCGATTCTCGCCTATAAAATCGAAAAAAAGCTCTCTAAAGATGAGATACTTTTCCTTTATTTGAACCAGATCTACCTGGGACACGGCGCTTACGGTGTTGAAGCGGCGTCTGAAAACTATTTTGGAAAACATGTCAAGGACCTGAGCCTGGCGGAATGTGCCGTGCTGGCAGGTTTGCCCCAGGCACCCAGCCGATACAGCCCCTTTCACCATCCGGAATTGGCCAGGCAGCGCCAGGTTTATACACTGAACCGCATGAAGGAAGAAGGCATGATTTCCAACCTGGAGGCCACCCAAGCCCTGGGTGCCAAACTGGATATTAAGCCCCGGAAAAATTGGTTCATAGAACGGGTTCCCTGTTACACCGAACATGTCAGACGGTATGTTGAAAAAAAATACGGCAAACAGATGCTTTACACCCAGGGGTTGAGCATTCACACTGCAGTGAATATTGAACTGCAGAAAATAGCCCGGGATGCAGTTAATAAAGGCTTGTTAGACTTAGATAAACGCTGCGGATACCGAGGTCCTGTAAAAAATATACCAGCCCTTCAGGTGGAGGAATTCAGTCGTACCATTGTCGAAGAACTCAACGGAAGTCGTCTGGTCAAGGGCGATATATATAAAGGGGTTGTCCTGAAGGTTGACGATCGCAACAAGGTTACCCATGTAAGGGTTGGTAATGCCACAGGCATCATACGGTTGACCACCATGACATGGGCCAGAAAACCAAATCCCAAAAATTCCTACAGATATGCTGAGATTAAAAAGCCCTCCCAGGCCTTAAAAACCGGAGATGTCATCTATCTGAAAGTCCTTGGGGAGAGGACAGAGGAAAAGGAATATGAATTTACCCTGTACCAGGAACCCATTGCCCAGTCAGCACTTCTGAGCATTGAAGCTGAAACCGGCCATGTCAAAAGCATGATCGGCGGAAGGGATTTCAAGGACTCCCAGTTTAACCGGGCTTTTCAGTCAAGACGCCAGCCGGGCTCGGCATTCAAGCCCATCCTGTACGCGGCGGCTCTTGACAAGGGATACACGCCGACCACGATTATCATTGACTCTCCTGTGGTATATGAGGACAGGCTGCATGACAGGGTGTGGAAACCCAATAACTATGCACATAAATTCTACGGTCCCACCTTGCTTCGCCAGGCCTTGACCAATTCCAGAAACATTGTCAGCATCAAAATCCTCCAGGATATCGGCATAGATTATGTTATCAGTTATGCAAGAAAGCTTGGGATTACCTCCCCATTCTCCCGGGATCTGTCCATCGCCCTTGGATCTTCAGGGGTTTCCCTACTCGAACTGACCAAGGCATATTCGGTATTTTCCAATTTGGGTTACCTGATTGAGCCGGTATTTATTACCGAAATTTATGATCGAGACAACCGGCTTCTGGAATCTTCCAAACTGATTCGTAAAAAGGTCATTGATATGGGCACGGCCTATCTCATGACAAGTCTGCTTGAAAGCGTAGTACAGTCCGGTACCGGCCAGAGAGTTAAAGCCCTGAATCGGCCCACGGCAGGTAAAACAGGCACCACCAATGATCTGCACGATGCGTGGTTTATGGGATTTACCCCCAGGTACACCACCGGGGTATGGGTGGGGCTTGACCAGGGGGGGGCCATCGGCAGGGGAGAAACAGGTTCCAGGGCCGCAAGCCCCATCTGGCTGGATTATATGCAACATGCTCTGGAAGGTAAACCCGTTCGGGAATTCACAGTACCTGAAGGTGTCATCCGCGTTAAAATAGATGCCGAAACCGGTCTTTTGCCCAGCGCCCAAAGCGAAAAGACTATTTTTGAATGTTTTAAGGACGGCACGGAGCCGACGGAGTATACACCAAGTCCGGATGAGGTCTTGAGTACGGAAGAGTTGTTTAAGGAAGGTTTTTAGGACCGCAGATTAAATAACTTGAACAAAATAGCTTGCCTTTTGGCCCATCTCCTTCGTTGTATCAAAGGTCCAATAGGCCTGCTATTCAACCTGTAGATGAACCAAAATTCGGCGTTATTTCTGCCCAACTTATTTAATCTGCGGTCCTAAGGGAAAAGTTTTATTTGTTTATGAGGAGCAGGGACTGGGCGATACCCTGCATTTTACCCGCTATCTTCCTTTGCTCCAGGTTTGGGCGCCCCGGTAGTTTTTGAAACAGGGCCTGCCCTGATCCGGCTGGTGGCGAAAAATCGTCTATACGACCGGCTCCTTGTGGGTTTAAGCAAAATGGCTACCCGGCCTGTTGACCGGTTTGATTTTCATGTTTCGCTATTATCACTTTCCTATATATTGAAAAAGGGCCTGGGTCCCGAAATTTCAGATTTTGCCGACACTGCGGCCATTATGGAACATTTAGATCTTATTATATCTGTCGACACGTCAGTGGTTCACCTGGCAGGCGCTTTGGAAAAGCCCGTATGGACACTTCTTCCCTTTGCATCGGATTTCCGCTGGCTGCTTGACCGGGATGACAGTCCCTGGTATCCAAGCATGCGGTTGTTCAGGCAAACGTCTCCCAAAGAATGGGGGCCGGTACTTGATCGAGTGGCCCTTGCGCTTGCACAACGTGTGGCCAGTGCAAGTTGAATAAAATAAAATTTAAATCAAAAAAATGGTTGACAATCAATTTTAAAACGGATAGATTGCTCCTGTTTTTGACACTGCCCACGGGCCGTTAACTCAGTTGGCAGAGTATCTGCCTTTTAAGCAGAGAGTCGCTGGTTCGAGCCCAGCACGGCCCACCAACTTAATAAGTGTCAAAAGTTAAGTGTCCCCATCGTCTAGCCCGGTCCAGGACACAGGCCTTTCACGCCTGCGACAGGGGTTCGAATCCCCTTGGGGACGCCACTTAAAAATAAAGGCTTTTCAGAAAATTCTGAAAAGCCTTTTTGTATTTTTATTCAAAGCCTGGGCCTGGTGTGATCTTGATCTTCTATCATCCAATGAATAGATAATGATAGGGCAGAATTAATTTTATTCCGGTGAGCTGAAAGTTACCAGATAGTTGTAGTCACCGATATCTGCAGTCTTTTCCTTTTTGAACCCCAATGCAGTGACCAGTTCTTCCGTTTCTTCCTGGGACAGGCGTATATGCGCCGGCGGACCAGGAGGGCCATCCATTTTTTTGAATTCAATTACGGCCAGGCATCCCCCCGGTTTAAGACGGTTGAGAACCTGTTTTAAGACTGTCTGGGCAGCGTCCATCTCCTTAAAGTCATGCAGTACTGTGGCCATGAGGCACAGATCCAAGCTATATGCTTCGATGTCTATTCCCTTGGTGGCATCCGTCTTGATGGTTAAAATATTGGCGGCTTCTTTTTTCTGTATTTCTTCTTCCAGCATCTGAAGCCCCTCTTCCCAGAGATCAACGGCATAGACCAGTCCGGATGGCCCTGCAAGGTTTGATAGAAAGCGCGAATACAATCCTTTACCGCAGGCCAAATCCAAAATCACAGAGCCCTGGTTCACTGGTAACATCTGTTTCAAAATTTCAGTGTTAATCAGTTCAAAACTGCTTTTTCCAGCACCTTTGGGTTTTGCCTGGTCCATTAATTTGCCTCCTTGAAAATTTTTGGTTTGCTTGATTGTCGGTCTTTAATATGGAAATTATGAACCCTGCCTGTTTAGGCTTATGTTCATGGAAATAATAAGCCAGAGGCGCATATGTCCGATATTGTATGCACTATATCATTGCTGCCGGTTATTTATCAGGCATATTTCACCTTAGGACCGCGGATTAAATAACTTGAACGAAATAGCTTGCCTTTTGGCCCATCTACTTCGTTGCATCAAAGGCCCAATAGGCATGCTATTCAACCTTTAATGCGCCTTGTAGATGAACCAAAATTCGGCGTTATTTCTGCCCAACTTATTTAATCCGCGGTCCTTAATTTGATTTGCACGGCTTGCCCGCGTTTTTGACCGGGGTATGATTATGTTCAATATCCCGTTTTTGAACCTTGCGTCAACCTTTGACTGATTCGCATCTACGGGCAATGATAGGGTGGGATGGAACGATCCGTAATTTTTTTTGACCCGGTAATCGTTTTAATATTCATGTCTGATCTCCTTTGGTTTATCCGGTTGGATGGCTGGGATGGCTGCGGCACATTTGTTTTGCCGCAGCCATCCTCGTCCTGGCAGAAAGAAGATGGTGTCCTTGTCCTAGGCAGCTTTGATTTCAATCAGTCTGGGTTTGGCGGCTTCGGATTTGGGCAGATGGAGGGTGAGAACCCCATCTTTGAGCTTGGCCTCTACATCTTCTACGTTAATACTCTGGGGGATGGAAAAGTTTCTGACATATTCAACGTCCACAAATTCTTCCCAGTTTGACACGCCCTGGCGATCAAGCCGGCGGATACCGGAGATGGAGAGCTTGCCGTTTTCAATATTTACCGTGACATCATCCTTGTGGGCCCCCGGCATATCCGCATAAAGCAGGATTTCATTCTCATTTTCATAAATGTCCACTGACGGTGTGGCGGTTCTCAGTTCACGGGTTTTTTCAATGGCCTTGTTTTCGGTTTTGGTGATATCTTTTCTGTCAGTCATGGTGACCTCCTGAGGTTTATTTTTTTGTTCATTTTATAAGAACATTTGCGTATTCTACACAGATGTTTCAACTTCGGTTGTGGGCTGAACCCACGGTGAAAAATCAGGTCAGCCCATTGCTCTTATCTTTAGTTAATGGCAATCAGTCTGGGTTTGGCTGCCTCTGATTTGGGCAGTGTGAGATACAAAATGCCGTCTTTAAGCGCGGCATCGACTTTCTCCACATCAACCTCATCGGGCAGGGTAAAGCTGCGTGAGAATGTGGTGGCCGACCTTTCATTTCTGTGGGCTTTATACCCTTCGGGGGATTCAATTGTTCGTTTTCCGCTGATTTCAAGATAATTACCCTGGATTTTAATGCTGATGTCATCCTTTGAAATGCCGGGAAGTTCTGCCCGGACTTCAAAGTTGTCACCGTTTTCCATAAGGTTGGTTCTGGGTGAATTGGTGCCTAGGGTAAATGTCGGTCCATGCAGGTAAGGTCTGTCCATCTCATTGAAGAGTCTGTCCATTTTGGTGCGGAGCAGATCCATGGCCCCAAACATTCTGTCGATTTCATTAATTTTTGCAAACATAGTTCACACTCCTTTTTATTTGTTGTCGTTTTCGGCGGCTGGCTTGTTTTAGTTTGCCTTCCGTTTGTTTGAAATAAAAATATATATAAATAATTCTCTGTCAATATAGTTTACATTATTTTTTCTAAAAAAATTGACAAAGTAATGCCAACCAATTAGTTTTAATAAAAAGAGGAGGATTAGAAAATGAGCGAATCGAAAATAAAGCCCAATGATTTCTCCCTGGATTCACTTAAAGGGATGCAGTCTGTTCGGGCAACGTTCACACTGCCACGGCATGCCATCAATTTAATAAGCACCGTTGCAAACCAGCTGGGTGTAAAACAAAAATCAATATTTGACCATTTGATTGAGAATAAAGATATTATTGACCAGATTGCTGATGAGGCAAAAGCGTATGAGCCTGAAAAAAAACAGCGCAAACAAAAGACCTTTGTCTTGAGCCGGAATTGTTTAAGCACCCTGGATACCTTTGCCCGGAAATACAAACTGTCGAGGGATGTGCTGCTTGAACTCTCCATCCGGCAGCTTGATCCTGTTATTACCCAGGAAAAGCAACGGCATGAAAATAGAAAAATACTGCTGGAACAGATGCGGGATTTTAGAAAACGTGGCAGCAATTTTTTGAACCGGGCACGCGGCCTGGCTGGCAGAGATGATGAAACGGTTCAAAAGATTGAATCCTTTTTCAGTCAGTATGACAAAACAATGGATGAGCTTGAAGGCATTATTGAAAAAGGCAAATCCGTGGAGCAGTTCCCTTCTGCCGGGGAGCAGCAAATGTTTGCCTGACATTTAAAACTAAAACAGGGTCTTCGCGTATTTAATTATACGCAGGCAGTTATCGGATAACCTGGGGGGGCTAAATGGTGTTGATCTCGTATTTGTCGATTTTGATATATCCGGGAGCGCGGGCGGGATGCCCGCGCTCCCAGGTTAAGTTATTTCGGACCCATTCCTAAACTATATCTCCCCGGTACGCCGCAGAAGAAGCCGGGCTTCGGCCTTGCGGATGCGTTCTTCCTGTTCGTCCTTGCGCTTCCAGGCATTGGTCAGTTTTTCACTGATATCATCAAAATCCGCCGGTTTCATCAGGTAATCAAAGGCCCCTTCCTTCATGCCTTCCACAGCCGTCTCCGTGGACCCGTGCCCGGTAAGGAGGATCACTTCCACCAGAGGATAGCTTGCCTTGATTTTTTTCAAGGTCTCAATGCCGTCCATGCCGGGCATGCGAATATCCAGGATTACCACGTCGATTTTGGTTTTTTCAAGCAGGTCAAGGGCCTCTTGTCCTGAATAAACGGCAGACACCTTTTCCCCCTGCCGGGTCAGGCGCAGGGAAAACATCTCTACAAAATCTTTTTCATCATCAACGATCAAGATTTTTACCGGTATTTTTATCATGGGTTTTTCTCCTTAAAAATTTATGAAAGAACTTGTAATTGTTTAGTCGGATTGCCATTCGGGCAGGCAGATCTTAAAAGTTGTGCCATGGCCGGGTTCTGATTCCACGTGGATGCTGCCTGAAAGCCCGGTCCACGCTTTTTTTATTTTCTCAAGCCCCTTGCAAAGCATCTCTTTTTCCGGAATCTGGCCCGAGTCCTCCAGGTTCAACAAATACCTCCTATATCAGGCCCAAAAACTTCCACCAGGTGCATACCACGCCTACCAGTATTAAAAGCAGCGCCGGAGTGGTCACAAGACCCAGTTTGGTCAGGTCCGAGGATTTGAAGTATTTGTATGAATAGGCAATGGCATTGGGCGGGCAGCCGATTACCAGCAGCATGGCAAAGGATGTGGCCATACCAAGACCCAGGGCCAGGATGGTCGGATTGACCCCTTCAAGCTGGGCCATGGGGATAACAATAGGCAGAATTAACGCAGCTGCCGCTACATTGGCCATGGCATTGGTAACAAGGGCGCCGAATACGCCCACACCCACAAAGAGCACCAGCCAGCCTTTGCCCTCAATCAGCGGGAAGAACAGGTTGGCAAAGTAGTCTGCTGCGCCGGAATAGCCCATGGCAAGGCCCAGGGAGATGCCGCCGCCGAAAATAAACAGAGCTGTGCCCCACTCCAGGTTGTCGTTAATGTCCTGCCATTTAAGTACGCCGAATAATACCAAAAAGGCCACACCCACCATACCTGTGACGGAATAGTCAATACCGTGGATGCCCTTGGTGAGCCACGATACAAAGGAAATGCCGATAATAATCAATGCTTTTTTTTCCGCAGCTGTCATGGAGCCTAAATCCTCATCAAAAGCCGGCATCTTGATTGTGGGGTCTGGCCGGTAAATCAGATAGGTGATTAAAACGGCAACAGGTACACAAATAATGGCTGCGGGCATACAATATTTCATCCAGTCAAAAAAGGAGATTTCAATGCCGGTGAACTCTTTTAAAAATGCGGCGGACACCATGCATCGGCCACCACCCACAAGGGTCCCCATGCCGCCGCAGGAGCAGGCAAAGGGCAGGGAGAGCATCATGAATTTTGCCGTATTACTATGGGGCTCAATGCCCCCGGCCCGCATCAGGGGCAGCATGGTGACAATACCGATGGCACAGGCTGCTGCATCATGCATGACTGAAGACGCAAGCCCCAGGCCTATGGCAATAATAAAGGTGAACCGTGTTACGGAATTGCCTGCTTTTTTGATAATAAAATAACCCAAGCGTTTTGTCAGCCCCACCTTGTCCAGTGCAATGGCAAAGATCAGGCAGCACATGATGAAAATAACAACAGGATGCATGTAGGGCGCCCATGCCCCTTTCACATCGGTAAGACCCAGAATAACGAGGGAGGCGCCAATGAGTACTGCCGTAATTTCAAGGGGAATGGGCTCCACCACAAACAGGATAACCAGCACCGCAAGCACGGATAAAAACCGTTTGGCCTTGGGACTCATTCCATCCACATAATCCACAGTAACGTCTGAAAGGCCCATTGCCTTGGCCTGGTCGGCAAGATATTGTGCCCGGGCCTGTTCAATTCCAGGGGCCTTGGCCGTCAGAATGACGGGCTTGCCGGGTGCAGTCTGCGGGGTTGCGAAATATTCTGAAACTGATTGGCTTAACTGTTCTGCGCCGGTACCGGACAGTTTAAATTTTGTTCCTTCCGGCCTGGGCAGAATAAACACGATTACACCTATTAACGCTGCTACCGCCAATTTGAATCCGCTTGATTTGAGTATCATTGGTTTGTTTCTCCATTCTGTTTGTTTTGGCCTGCCGTGCCAGGCTGATTTCT encodes the following:
- a CDS encoding penicillin-binding protein 1A — encoded protein: MTKQQSRTQILKKRSKKKEKSIWFSLFIWLFILIILAVIAGCAAITAGFLYFSQNLPQINTLNDYRPAIVTNVFSDDGRKIGEFYKERRIVVPLSEMPVNLLNAFVAAEDSRFREHPGIDVKSIVRAFIKNFKAGSIVQGGSTITQQVTKSFLLTPEKTYERKVKEAILAYKIEKKLSKDEILFLYLNQIYLGHGAYGVEAASENYFGKHVKDLSLAECAVLAGLPQAPSRYSPFHHPELARQRQVYTLNRMKEEGMISNLEATQALGAKLDIKPRKNWFIERVPCYTEHVRRYVEKKYGKQMLYTQGLSIHTAVNIELQKIARDAVNKGLLDLDKRCGYRGPVKNIPALQVEEFSRTIVEELNGSRLVKGDIYKGVVLKVDDRNKVTHVRVGNATGIIRLTTMTWARKPNPKNSYRYAEIKKPSQALKTGDVIYLKVLGERTEEKEYEFTLYQEPIAQSALLSIEAETGHVKSMIGGRDFKDSQFNRAFQSRRQPGSAFKPILYAAALDKGYTPTTIIIDSPVVYEDRLHDRVWKPNNYAHKFYGPTLLRQALTNSRNIVSIKILQDIGIDYVISYARKLGITSPFSRDLSIALGSSGVSLLELTKAYSVFSNLGYLIEPVFITEIYDRDNRLLESSKLIRKKVIDMGTAYLMTSLLESVVQSGTGQRVKALNRPTAGKTGTTNDLHDAWFMGFTPRYTTGVWVGLDQGGAIGRGETGSRAASPIWLDYMQHALEGKPVREFTVPEGVIRVKIDAETGLLPSAQSEKTIFECFKDGTEPTEYTPSPDEVLSTEELFKEGF
- a CDS encoding glycosyltransferase family 9 protein, giving the protein MGAPVVFETGPALIRLVAKNRLYDRLLVGLSKMATRPVDRFDFHVSLLSLSYILKKGLGPEISDFADTAAIMEHLDLIISVDTSVVHLAGALEKPVWTLLPFASDFRWLLDRDDSPWYPSMRLFRQTSPKEWGPVLDRVALALAQRVASAS
- a CDS encoding class I SAM-dependent methyltransferase gives rise to the protein MDQAKPKGAGKSSFELINTEILKQMLPVNQGSVILDLACGKGLYSRFLSNLAGPSGLVYAVDLWEEGLQMLEEEIQKKEAANILTIKTDATKGIDIEAYSLDLCLMATVLHDFKEMDAAQTVLKQVLNRLKPGGCLAVIEFKKMDGPPGPPAHIRLSQEETEELVTALGFKKEKTADIGDYNYLVTFSSPE
- a CDS encoding Hsp20/alpha crystallin family protein; its protein translation is MTDRKDITKTENKAIEKTRELRTATPSVDIYENENEILLYADMPGAHKDDVTVNIENGKLSISGIRRLDRQGVSNWEEFVDVEYVRNFSIPQSINVEDVEAKLKDGVLTLHLPKSEAAKPRLIEIKAA
- a CDS encoding Hsp20/alpha crystallin family protein, whose amino-acid sequence is MFAKINEIDRMFGAMDLLRTKMDRLFNEMDRPYLHGPTFTLGTNSPRTNLMENGDNFEVRAELPGISKDDISIKIQGNYLEISGKRTIESPEGYKAHRNERSATTFSRSFTLPDEVDVEKVDAALKDGILYLTLPKSEAAKPRLIAIN
- a CDS encoding sigma-54-dependent transcriptional regulator is translated as MIKIPVKILIVDDEKDFVEMFSLRLTRQGEKVSAVYSGQEALDLLEKTKIDVVILDIRMPGMDGIETLKKIKASYPLVEVILLTGHGSTETAVEGMKEGAFDYLMKPADFDDISEKLTNAWKRKDEQEERIRKAEARLLLRRTGEI
- a CDS encoding SLC13 family permease; amino-acid sequence: MILKSSGFKLAVAALIGVIVFILPRPEGTKFKLSGTGAEQLSQSVSEYFATPQTAPGKPVILTAKAPGIEQARAQYLADQAKAMGLSDVTVDYVDGMSPKAKRFLSVLAVLVILFVVEPIPLEITAVLIGASLVILGLTDVKGAWAPYMHPVVIFIMCCLIFAIALDKVGLTKRLGYFIIKKAGNSVTRFTFIIAIGLGLASSVMHDAAACAIGIVTMLPLMRAGGIEPHSNTAKFMMLSLPFACSCGGMGTLVGGGRCMVSAAFLKEFTGIEISFFDWMKYCMPAAIICVPVAVLITYLIYRPDPTIKMPAFDEDLGSMTAAEKKALIIIGISFVSWLTKGIHGIDYSVTGMVGVAFLVLFGVLKWQDINDNLEWGTALFIFGGGISLGLAMGYSGAADYFANLFFPLIEGKGWLVLFVGVGVFGALVTNAMANVAAAALILPIVIPMAQLEGVNPTILALGLGMATSFAMLLVIGCPPNAIAYSYKYFKSSDLTKLGLVTTPALLLILVGVVCTWWKFLGLI